Proteins co-encoded in one Flavivirga eckloniae genomic window:
- a CDS encoding DUF1223 domain-containing protein has product MQKILLTIIISSFLFQPEKKETFKPLVVLELFTSQGCSSCPPADDLLNEVKTKYSDSEVVALSYHVDYWNYIGWKDPFSKKMFSDKQRKYGHKFNSSSIYTPQVVVNGKEHFVGSNRGIMNTKLNDYLKKTSTNTVVLSNLKKDNNTISLDYKIEGTVSKKALRIVLVINERITSIKRGENRNRVLKNANIVVNEVSLNLDSVNGEASIIIPDIVTQSDDLSIVALIQTENLDITGGSQLRL; this is encoded by the coding sequence ATGCAAAAGATACTTTTAACTATAATTATATCATCATTTTTATTTCAACCAGAAAAAAAGGAAACATTTAAACCTCTTGTTGTTTTAGAATTATTTACTTCTCAAGGGTGTTCTAGTTGTCCACCGGCAGATGATTTGCTAAATGAAGTCAAAACTAAATATTCAGATAGTGAGGTTGTTGCTTTATCCTATCATGTGGATTATTGGAATTATATCGGCTGGAAGGATCCTTTTAGTAAAAAAATGTTTAGCGATAAACAACGTAAATATGGACATAAGTTTAATAGCAGTTCTATTTATACACCACAGGTTGTTGTAAATGGAAAGGAACATTTTGTTGGCTCTAATAGAGGTATTATGAATACAAAACTTAATGACTATTTAAAAAAAACATCCACAAATACAGTGGTACTTAGTAATCTTAAAAAAGATAATAATACTATTTCTTTAGATTATAAAATAGAGGGTACTGTTAGTAAAAAAGCATTGCGAATAGTTTTAGTAATTAATGAACGAATCACTTCAATTAAACGCGGTGAAAACAGAAACAGGGTACTTAAAAATGCAAATATAGTTGTTAACGAAGTATCTCTAAATTTAGATTCTGTAAATGGAGAAGCAAGTATTATTATTCCAGATATAGTCACACAAAGTGATGATTTATCAATTGTTGCATTAATACAAACTGAAAATTTAGATATAACAGGAGGTAGCCAATTAAGATTATAA
- a CDS encoding DUF4159 domain-containing protein yields the protein MAQDLAILKYKGGGDWYGNPTAVPNLIAFCNQNIHTKISSKPETVEVGSPDIFQFPFLHMTGHGNVFFSEADAENLRNYLISGGFLHIDDNYGMQPYITEELKKVFPDKDLVELSTSHKIFNDPYKFSNGLPKIHEHDGKRPQAFGIFQEERLVLLFTYESDLGDGWEDAEVHNDPIDVRTKALKMGANIVKYAFEN from the coding sequence ATGGCTCAAGATTTGGCCATTTTAAAATACAAAGGTGGAGGTGATTGGTACGGCAATCCAACGGCAGTTCCAAACCTGATTGCTTTTTGTAATCAAAATATACATACCAAAATAAGCTCTAAACCAGAAACGGTAGAAGTTGGTAGCCCCGATATATTTCAATTTCCGTTTTTACACATGACGGGACACGGTAATGTGTTTTTTAGCGAGGCAGATGCCGAAAACCTTAGAAACTATCTAATATCCGGTGGTTTTTTACACATAGACGACAACTACGGTATGCAACCTTATATTACCGAAGAACTTAAAAAAGTATTCCCAGATAAAGATTTGGTTGAACTTTCTACAAGTCATAAAATATTCAACGATCCATACAAATTTTCGAATGGTCTGCCTAAAATTCATGAACACGATGGCAAACGACCTCAGGCTTTTGGTATTTTCCAGGAAGAACGATTGGTATTGTTGTTTACCTACGAAAGTGATTTAGGTGATGGTTGGGAGGATGCCGAGGTACATAACGATCCTATAGATGTTAGAACCAAGGCACTTAAAATGGGAGCTAATATTGTTAAGTATGCTTTTGAAAATTGA
- a CDS encoding DUF4269 domain-containing protein yields the protein MITDFTNIEYLKSGNERQKKAYQELKKLKIFEKLKTYDPILTGTIPIEIDLPESDLDIICECKDHLEFSKHLTELFANKKDFKLKSNCYYNMESTIAKFKSRDFKIEIFGQNVPTRKQHAYRHMLIEYDILNQKGSHFKTNIKKLKSEGLNTEAAFAKLLSISGNPYEALLNIKITGESI from the coding sequence ATGATAACAGATTTTACAAATATCGAATATTTAAAGTCGGGTAATGAACGTCAAAAAAAAGCTTATCAAGAACTTAAAAAGTTAAAGATTTTTGAAAAGCTAAAAACATACGATCCGATTTTAACCGGAACGATTCCGATTGAAATTGACTTACCAGAAAGTGATTTGGATATTATTTGTGAATGTAAAGATCATCTGGAATTCTCGAAACATCTAACCGAATTGTTTGCTAATAAAAAAGATTTTAAACTTAAATCGAATTGTTATTACAACATGGAATCGACAATAGCCAAATTTAAATCTAGGGATTTTAAAATTGAAATTTTCGGACAAAATGTCCCTACCAGAAAGCAGCATGCATATCGGCATATGCTTATTGAGTACGACATATTGAATCAAAAAGGAAGCCACTTTAAAACCAATATAAAAAAACTTAAATCTGAGGGACTTAACACGGAAGCTGCATTCGCAAAATTATTGAGTATTAGTGGCAATCCTTACGAAGCATTATTAAACATTAAAATAACAGGTGAAAGCATTTGA
- a CDS encoding AI-2E family transporter: MNSNTISNGILKAIAIILGIALLLYFLYQIQSVIGYIAIAAVISLIGRPVVFFLEHRLKFKNTFAVVATMVILLGLFIGLVSSFIPLLIKQGQNLSLLNIDELQGNIQNLYAEIINYFDLHHIDIEQSFKESRLLSKIDYSLIPNFLNSVVSGLGSFSIGLFSVLFISFFFLKDSRLFENGILTFIPDNKESRWKNSSEKIKDLLSRYFVGLIFQILIIFIIYTIGLLIIGVENAIVIAFLCALLNLIPYVGPLVGALLMITLTMTSNLGESFSDVILPKTFWVFIVFIVGQLVDNFGSQPIIFSKSVKSHPLEIFLVILITGILFGVIGLIIAVPAYTAIKVILKEFLSENKIVKKLTKNL; encoded by the coding sequence ATGAATTCTAATACAATCTCAAATGGTATTTTAAAGGCCATAGCAATTATTCTTGGTATTGCTCTATTACTATACTTTTTATATCAAATACAATCGGTAATAGGTTATATTGCCATTGCTGCGGTTATTTCGTTAATAGGCAGACCCGTTGTGTTTTTTTTAGAACACCGTTTAAAATTTAAAAATACGTTTGCGGTTGTTGCCACCATGGTTATTCTTTTAGGATTGTTTATTGGTCTGGTAAGCTCTTTTATTCCACTTCTTATAAAACAAGGTCAAAACTTATCGTTATTAAATATTGATGAATTACAAGGTAACATTCAAAATTTATATGCAGAAATTATTAATTATTTCGATTTGCATCATATAGATATAGAACAGTCATTTAAAGAATCACGATTGTTATCTAAAATAGATTACTCGTTAATTCCTAACTTTTTAAACTCGGTAGTTAGTGGATTAGGAAGCTTTAGTATCGGTCTGTTTTCGGTGCTATTCATTTCTTTTTTCTTTTTAAAAGACAGTCGGTTGTTCGAAAACGGAATCTTAACATTTATACCAGATAACAAAGAATCACGTTGGAAAAATTCATCAGAGAAAATTAAGGATTTACTCTCCAGGTATTTTGTGGGGCTTATTTTTCAAATACTTATCATATTTATTATTTACACCATAGGTTTACTAATTATTGGCGTAGAAAATGCTATCGTTATAGCCTTTTTATGTGCCCTACTAAATCTTATCCCTTATGTTGGGCCGTTAGTTGGTGCGCTTTTAATGATCACATTAACAATGACCAGCAACCTCGGTGAAAGTTTTAGCGACGTTATCTTACCAAAAACATTCTGGGTATTTATTGTGTTTATTGTTGGTCAGTTGGTTGACAATTTCGGAAGTCAGCCAATTATATTTTCGAAAAGTGTAAAGTCGCATCCTTTAGAAATCTTTTTAGTCATTCTAATCACTGGTATTTTATTTGGTGTTATCGGTTTAATAATTGCTGTTCCTGCCTACACAGCCATAAAAGTGATTTTAAAAGAGTTTTTATCTGAAAACAAGATTGTAAAAAAGCTTACGAAAAACCTATAA
- a CDS encoding VOC family protein, protein MKLNAGIITDKLAETKAFYTQYLNFGVTFENEFYLLMHTPNKSAEISFLQPNHPSQKPVFQSPFMGKGVYLTIEVKNVDDVYNQLKSKGIAIEIELRDEPWGDRHFAIVDPNGIGIDIVTYTAPEE, encoded by the coding sequence ATGAAACTCAACGCAGGAATCATTACAGACAAATTAGCAGAAACCAAAGCATTTTACACTCAATATTTAAACTTTGGAGTAACTTTTGAAAACGAGTTTTACCTTTTAATGCATACCCCAAATAAATCTGCAGAAATCAGTTTTTTACAACCAAATCACCCCAGTCAAAAGCCTGTTTTTCAATCGCCTTTTATGGGCAAGGGCGTATATTTAACCATAGAAGTAAAAAACGTAGACGACGTTTACAACCAATTAAAAAGCAAAGGTATTGCCATAGAAATAGAGCTTCGTGATGAACCCTGGGGAGACAGGCACTTTGCAATTGTAGATCCTAACGGAATTGGTATCGATATTGTTACATATACTGCCCCAGAAGAATAG
- a CDS encoding 16S rRNA (uracil(1498)-N(3))-methyltransferase produces the protein MQLFYNPDIAESTAQFSFPKEESKHIVKVLRKQVGDKLHLTNGKGWLFTAEITIPNINKCMATIVSKSLQPKKDYHLHLAVAPTKMNDRYEWFLEKATEIGIDSITPIICDRSERKVVKPERFERILQSAMKQSLNCYLPKLNDAIPFKDFIKQDFNGDLFIAHCEETDKKSLKQLLNPKQGITILIGPEGDFSVKEIEQALQKNFSPVTLGETRLRTETAAIVACHSVAFINQL, from the coding sequence ATGCAATTGTTTTACAATCCAGATATAGCAGAAAGTACCGCACAGTTTTCATTCCCTAAAGAAGAGAGCAAGCATATTGTAAAAGTCTTGAGAAAGCAGGTTGGAGACAAATTACATCTTACAAATGGCAAAGGTTGGCTGTTTACGGCAGAAATTACCATACCTAATATCAATAAGTGTATGGCTACTATTGTTTCTAAATCACTTCAACCAAAAAAGGATTACCATTTACATTTGGCAGTAGCTCCAACAAAAATGAACGACCGTTATGAGTGGTTTTTAGAAAAAGCTACCGAAATTGGTATTGATAGCATCACCCCTATTATTTGCGACCGTAGTGAACGTAAAGTCGTAAAGCCTGAACGTTTCGAGCGGATTCTACAATCGGCTATGAAACAATCCTTAAATTGTTATTTGCCAAAATTGAATGATGCAATTCCATTTAAAGATTTTATAAAGCAGGATTTTAATGGTGATTTGTTTATTGCGCACTGTGAAGAAACCGACAAGAAGTCTTTAAAACAGCTACTTAACCCCAAACAAGGCATTACTATTTTAATTGGTCCTGAAGGGGATTTTTCTGTTAAAGAAATAGAACAAGCACTTCAAAAAAACTTCTCACCTGTAACTTTAGGGGAAACCCGATTACGTACAGAAACAGCGGCTATAGTAGCTTGTCATTCGGTGGCTTTTATTAACCAGTTATAA
- a CDS encoding AraC family transcriptional regulator produces MKAFESIKEFYKPIQPTVKTEHKGIVYQEIHPEKNLENFVYCFWQLKTRSILDTPFVYQVVSDGCIDIFFDKNLPSENFVMGFCRKYTEFSIGKTFNYIGIRFLPSAFPLLFGVNAKDLSNKSQELKLVLPEFASWINTSINTKQSFEKIIDLLNSKLFEKIKNRTFDFDARFFKALNLILKKKGVLETESDLTTGLSPRQLRRIFNFYIGTTPKAFSKVIRFQHILNAKPSSQSLKENKLFYDAGFYDQAHFIKDFKNFYGVTPTIAFQ; encoded by the coding sequence GTGAAAGCATTTGAATCGATAAAAGAGTTTTACAAACCCATTCAACCTACGGTAAAGACAGAACATAAAGGAATCGTATATCAAGAAATTCATCCTGAAAAAAACCTCGAAAATTTTGTTTACTGTTTCTGGCAATTAAAAACACGGTCAATTTTAGATACTCCTTTTGTTTACCAAGTGGTTTCAGATGGATGTATTGACATTTTTTTTGACAAAAATCTTCCTTCTGAAAATTTCGTGATGGGATTTTGCAGAAAATATACAGAGTTTTCTATTGGTAAAACATTCAATTATATCGGAATTCGATTTCTGCCTTCTGCATTTCCGCTTTTATTTGGTGTTAATGCTAAAGACTTAAGCAATAAATCCCAAGAGCTAAAACTGGTTTTACCTGAGTTTGCCAGCTGGATAAATACAAGTATCAACACAAAACAGTCATTCGAAAAAATTATAGATCTTTTAAATTCTAAATTGTTCGAAAAAATTAAAAATCGAACATTCGATTTTGATGCTCGCTTCTTTAAAGCTCTAAATCTGATTCTTAAAAAAAAGGGCGTATTAGAAACCGAAAGTGATCTAACAACTGGGTTAAGTCCAAGACAACTTCGTAGAATATTTAATTTTTATATAGGTACAACACCTAAAGCATTCAGTAAAGTCATCCGTTTTCAGCACATACTAAATGCTAAACCTTCCAGCCAAAGCCTTAAAGAAAATAAACTATTCTACGATGCTGGCTTTTACGACCAAGCACATTTCATTAAAGATTTTAAAAACTTTTATGGTGTAACACCAACCATAGCCTTTCAATAG
- a CDS encoding THUMP-like domain-containing protein produces MNPSILNTEIQEFIDSHLNSDISSLLLKGISFPNVEAKAIIEQIEAKRRCEKKLPTWFQCNNIYYPNKLNIEQTSSETTAHYKTSLINGNSIIDLTGGFGIDCYYFSKIFKTVTHCEINESLSSIVNHNYKQLEVDNVTTKNVDGLDHIKTSKKHFDWIYIDPSRRDDSKGKVFFLNDCLPNVPKHIDLLFNHSKNIMIKTSPLLDLSVGISELKHVKTIHIVAVNNDVKELLWILESEFEGDINIETVNIKKAAKASFNFTIEEEKASESKYHKPLTYLYEPNSTILKAGAFHTISNRLNVYKLHKHSHLYTSDSLIDFPGRSFKVDSIVPYNKKALKKIGVSKANITTRNFPETVQQIRKKFKIKEGGDVFLFFTTDICDDKVVLIATKLH; encoded by the coding sequence TTGAATCCTTCTATTTTAAATACTGAAATTCAAGAATTTATAGATAGTCATTTAAATTCCGATATTTCATCATTACTACTAAAAGGCATATCGTTTCCAAATGTTGAAGCCAAGGCTATTATAGAGCAAATTGAGGCTAAAAGACGCTGTGAAAAGAAACTCCCCACATGGTTTCAGTGTAACAACATATATTATCCGAATAAGCTAAACATAGAGCAAACTTCTTCAGAAACCACAGCTCATTATAAAACCAGCTTAATTAACGGTAATTCTATAATAGATTTAACAGGCGGTTTTGGAATTGATTGTTATTATTTTTCAAAGATATTTAAAACGGTAACGCATTGCGAAATCAATGAAAGCTTGTCGAGTATTGTAAACCACAATTACAAACAGCTTGAAGTTGATAATGTAACTACTAAAAACGTTGACGGCTTAGACCATATAAAAACCTCTAAAAAACACTTTGACTGGATTTATATCGATCCTTCCAGAAGGGACGATAGTAAGGGAAAGGTCTTCTTTTTAAACGATTGTCTACCTAACGTTCCAAAACATATTGATTTGCTATTCAATCATTCTAAAAACATTATGATTAAAACGTCGCCTCTACTCGATTTATCGGTTGGCATTAGCGAGTTAAAACATGTAAAGACTATTCATATCGTTGCTGTAAACAATGACGTAAAAGAATTGCTTTGGATTTTAGAAAGTGAGTTTGAAGGCGATATCAATATTGAAACCGTGAATATTAAAAAAGCGGCTAAAGCGTCTTTTAATTTTACAATAGAAGAAGAAAAAGCATCAGAATCGAAATACCACAAACCACTTACCTATTTGTACGAACCAAACAGTACTATTTTAAAAGCTGGAGCATTCCATACTATAAGTAATCGGTTAAACGTTTATAAACTTCATAAACATTCACATTTATATACTAGCGATTCGCTTATTGATTTTCCTGGTAGATCTTTTAAGGTTGATAGCATTGTACCATATAACAAAAAGGCATTAAAAAAAATAGGTGTCTCCAAAGCAAATATTACAACCCGTAATTTCCCTGAAACGGTTCAACAAATTCGGAAAAAATTCAAAATTAAAGAAGGAGGTGATGTGTTCTTATTTTTTACTACCGATATATGTGATGATAAAGTCGTACTAATTGCCACTAAACTCCATTAA
- a CDS encoding TlpA disulfide reductase family protein: MRYITIVFLALFVLACKQEAKTNTLQTGTYRALLKVNETENLPFNFEVISENKLNILNAEEIIEVEDVTYKNDSVYIKMPVFEGYLVAKIEDGALTGSFVKAGLNRIMAFSAEKNTVRFDTSEKPTNEISGNWEAVFSPKVEEDRYIAKGIFSQKGHIVTGTFRTTTGDYRYLEGVLDGNQLKLSTFDGAHAFLFTATVTDSTMVGTFYSGNHFKEPFTAKRNETYELPDANTLTFLKEGYDKVAFSFPDETGTMVSLNDERFKDKVVLVQIMGTWCPNCLDESKFYSEFYKNNPDKDIEIIALAFEYVKTEEAAFNNIKRLKDKTGITYPVLLAQYGSSSKVKAQEKLPMLNHVLSYPTTIFIDKTGEVRKIHTGFNGPATGEKYVAFKTEFSSFVNELLAE, translated from the coding sequence ATGAGATACATTACCATAGTCTTTTTAGCTCTTTTCGTTTTGGCTTGCAAGCAAGAAGCAAAAACAAACACATTACAAACGGGGACGTATCGTGCTTTATTAAAAGTAAATGAAACTGAAAATTTACCGTTTAATTTCGAAGTAATTTCTGAAAATAAATTAAACATTCTAAATGCCGAAGAGATTATTGAAGTTGAGGATGTTACTTATAAAAATGATTCGGTATATATTAAAATGCCTGTTTTTGAAGGTTATTTAGTTGCTAAAATTGAAGATGGTGCTCTTACAGGAAGTTTTGTGAAAGCTGGGTTAAATAGAATCATGGCTTTTTCTGCTGAAAAGAATACGGTTCGATTCGATACTTCGGAAAAACCTACAAACGAAATTTCAGGAAATTGGGAGGCAGTTTTTAGTCCGAAAGTTGAAGAGGATAGATACATTGCTAAAGGAATTTTTAGTCAGAAGGGGCATATCGTTACCGGAACCTTTAGAACAACCACAGGGGATTATCGTTATTTGGAAGGTGTTTTAGATGGTAATCAACTTAAACTATCAACGTTTGATGGTGCTCATGCATTTTTATTCACAGCTACAGTAACCGATAGTACTATGGTTGGTACGTTTTATTCTGGAAACCATTTTAAGGAGCCATTTACGGCCAAACGTAATGAAACTTATGAGTTACCTGATGCTAATACCCTTACCTTTTTAAAAGAAGGCTACGATAAAGTAGCGTTTTCATTCCCCGACGAAACCGGAACTATGGTTTCTTTAAACGATGAGCGCTTTAAAGATAAAGTCGTTTTAGTACAAATTATGGGAACCTGGTGTCCTAATTGTTTAGATGAGAGTAAGTTTTATTCCGAGTTTTATAAAAACAATCCGGATAAGGATATAGAAATAATAGCTTTGGCTTTTGAGTATGTAAAAACCGAGGAAGCAGCTTTTAATAATATTAAACGTTTAAAAGATAAAACCGGGATAACATACCCCGTTTTGTTAGCACAGTACGGCTCTTCAAGTAAGGTAAAAGCTCAAGAAAAGTTGCCTATGCTTAATCATGTACTGTCGTATCCAACAACTATATTTATTGATAAAACGGGTGAGGTAAGAAAAATTCATACAGGTTTTAATGGTCCTGCTACTGGTGAAAAATATGTTGCTTTTAAAACAGAGTTTTCAAGTTTTGTTAATGAGTTATTAGCAGAGTAA
- a CDS encoding TrmH family RNA methyltransferase produces MQLTHYNTNFTKRSFPITLVCDHVTNAPNIGSLFRISDAFGIEKLMLCGDHIPLGRKMTKTSRATEKVVDFEIHESAIEVVKNLKNSGHQIISLEITDKSEPVHDFKFSVEKPIVLVIGDENFGVSESILSCSDAVIHIDMFGQNSSMNVVQATNIVLYEITKQLCINLS; encoded by the coding sequence ATGCAACTAACCCATTACAACACAAACTTCACGAAACGCAGTTTCCCTATTACTTTGGTTTGTGATCATGTTACGAATGCACCCAATATTGGCAGTCTGTTTAGAATTTCTGATGCGTTTGGTATTGAAAAGCTGATGCTTTGTGGCGATCATATTCCGCTTGGTAGAAAAATGACAAAGACCTCGCGAGCTACCGAAAAGGTGGTTGATTTTGAAATTCATGAATCGGCTATAGAAGTTGTTAAGAACTTGAAAAATAGTGGTCATCAAATCATTTCTTTAGAAATAACAGATAAGAGTGAACCTGTTCATGATTTTAAGTTTTCGGTAGAAAAACCTATAGTTTTGGTTATCGGTGACGAAAATTTCGGGGTTTCAGAATCTATTCTAAGTTGTTCCGATGCCGTTATTCACATTGACATGTTTGGCCAGAATAGTAGTATGAATGTGGTTCAAGCAACCAATATTGTACTTTATGAAATCACAAAGCAGCTTTGCATTAACCTCTCCTAA